One region of Paucibacter aquatile genomic DNA includes:
- the lplT gene encoding lysophospholipid transporter LplT, with translation MPPGFHRLIAAQFASALADNALLIVTIALLVEQGFPGWWAPLLKFGFTLSYVLLAPFVGPLADAVPKARLMAWMNGVKMVGVLGLLAGVHPMAAFTLIGFGAAAYAPAKYGLVTELVPAQGLVQANGWVEVSVVGAALLGTVLGGLLVSPWLQGSGLYAAAREGLETLGLTQASGLSLSILALMAVYGSASWLNLGVPDSGARYPACHLRLGPLLRDFSEANMKLWRDAEGGLSLAVTTIFWGFGATLQFAVLRWAADALQLPLNQAAYLQAAVAVGVVGGAAAAGRWVPLRAAKKMLGFGVLLGLLVPAVAWMPSLGLALPLLVVVGVVGGLLVVPLNALLQHRGYCLLTAGRSIAVQGFNENASVLGMLALYALLLKLELPIITVMSGFGLSIAATMALLWRRERRRSGAERRRTLQDLPDSALL, from the coding sequence ATGCCTCCAGGCTTTCATCGGCTGATCGCGGCCCAGTTCGCGTCGGCGCTGGCGGACAACGCCTTGCTCATCGTCACGATTGCCCTTTTGGTGGAGCAGGGGTTCCCGGGCTGGTGGGCCCCGCTGCTGAAGTTCGGCTTCACCTTGTCCTATGTGCTGCTGGCGCCCTTCGTGGGGCCGCTGGCGGATGCCGTGCCCAAGGCGCGTCTGATGGCCTGGATGAATGGCGTGAAGATGGTGGGCGTGCTGGGCTTGCTGGCCGGCGTGCACCCGATGGCGGCCTTCACCCTGATCGGCTTTGGCGCGGCGGCGTATGCGCCGGCCAAGTACGGCCTGGTGACCGAGCTGGTACCGGCCCAAGGCCTGGTGCAGGCGAACGGCTGGGTGGAAGTCTCGGTGGTGGGCGCGGCCTTGCTGGGCACGGTGTTGGGTGGGCTGCTGGTCAGCCCCTGGTTGCAGGGATCGGGCCTGTATGCCGCCGCACGTGAGGGTTTGGAAACCCTGGGGCTGACCCAGGCCAGCGGCCTGAGCCTGTCCATCCTGGCGCTGATGGCGGTGTACGGCAGCGCCAGCTGGCTGAACCTGGGGGTGCCGGACAGCGGTGCGCGCTATCCGGCCTGCCACCTCCGCCTGGGCCCCCTGCTGCGCGACTTCAGCGAGGCGAATATGAAGCTCTGGCGCGATGCCGAGGGCGGCCTCTCGCTGGCGGTGACCACCATCTTCTGGGGCTTTGGTGCCACCTTGCAGTTCGCCGTGCTGCGCTGGGCGGCCGATGCCCTGCAGCTGCCACTAAACCAGGCGGCCTACCTGCAAGCGGCCGTGGCCGTGGGCGTGGTGGGCGGCGCGGCAGCGGCCGGGCGCTGGGTACCGCTGCGCGCGGCCAAGAAGATGCTGGGATTTGGCGTGCTGCTAGGCCTGCTGGTGCCGGCCGTGGCCTGGATGCCCTCGCTGGGCCTGGCCCTGCCCTTGCTCGTGGTGGTGGGCGTGGTGGGCGGCTTGCTGGTGGTGCCGCTCAACGCACTCTTGCAGCACCGCGGCTACTGCCTGCTCACGGCCGGTCGTTCGATCGCCGTGCAGGGTTTCAATGAGAACGCCAGCGTGCTGGGCATGCTGGCCCTGTACGCCCTGCTGCTCAAGCTGGAGCTGCCCATCATCACGGTGATGAGCGGATTCGGCCTGAGCATTGCGGCCACCATGGCCTTGCTGTGGCGGCGCGAACGCCGGCGCAGCGGCGCGGAGCGGCGGCGCACCTTGCAAGATCTGCCCGACAGCGCCTTGCTCTGA
- a CDS encoding glycosyltransferase family 4 protein: MEPTPSADSIVVDNYPAAQRSLRIAFVTETYPPEVNGVAMTLARIVEGLHRRNHDVQLIRPRQDASDAAERSVRFHEVLMRGLPIPRYPNLRMGVPSKKALVQLWSLNRPDVVHIATEGALGWSALQAALHLKLPVCSDFRTNFHAYSRHYGIGWLYKPIMAYLRKFHNRTQCTMVPTEALKRDLEAGGFKQLTVVSRGVDTQQFSPSRRSAALRTEWGVADDDLVVVYVGRIAPEKNLAALTAAFEAIAQQQPRARLVVVGSGPQQAELQARWPQAIFAGQRKGEDLAAHYASGDLFLFPSLTETFGNVTTEAMASGLPVVAFNYAAAAQLIRSGENGLLVPMDDQAAFVRAALSLADQAALRRQMGAAACQTASELDWSAIVARFEGVLDSVMHRATVPSSLGAGLLAKASKKRPAV, translated from the coding sequence ATGGAACCCACACCCAGCGCGGACAGCATCGTTGTCGACAACTATCCCGCTGCCCAGCGGTCACTGCGGATTGCCTTCGTGACGGAGACCTATCCGCCCGAGGTCAATGGTGTGGCCATGACACTGGCCCGCATCGTCGAAGGCTTGCACCGTCGCAACCACGATGTGCAGCTGATCCGCCCGCGCCAGGACGCCAGCGATGCGGCCGAGCGCAGCGTGCGTTTCCACGAGGTGCTGATGCGCGGCCTGCCCATCCCGCGCTATCCCAATCTGCGCATGGGCGTGCCGTCCAAGAAGGCGCTGGTCCAGCTCTGGTCGCTGAACCGGCCCGATGTGGTGCACATCGCCACCGAGGGCGCGCTGGGTTGGTCGGCCCTGCAGGCGGCCCTGCATCTCAAGCTGCCGGTGTGCTCGGACTTCCGCACCAATTTCCATGCCTACAGCCGGCACTACGGCATTGGTTGGCTCTACAAGCCCATCATGGCCTACCTGCGCAAGTTTCATAACCGCACCCAGTGCACCATGGTGCCGACCGAAGCGCTCAAGCGCGATCTGGAGGCCGGCGGCTTCAAGCAGCTGACGGTGGTCTCGCGCGGTGTGGACACGCAGCAGTTCTCGCCCAGCCGCCGCAGCGCCGCGCTGCGCACCGAGTGGGGCGTGGCGGACGATGATCTGGTGGTGGTTTATGTGGGCCGCATCGCGCCCGAGAAAAACCTGGCCGCGCTGACGGCTGCCTTCGAAGCGATCGCGCAGCAGCAGCCACGTGCCCGCCTGGTGGTGGTGGGCAGTGGCCCGCAGCAGGCGGAGCTGCAGGCGCGCTGGCCGCAGGCCATCTTTGCCGGCCAACGCAAGGGCGAAGACCTGGCGGCGCACTATGCCTCGGGCGATCTCTTCCTCTTCCCCAGCCTGACCGAGACCTTCGGCAACGTCACCACCGAGGCCATGGCCAGCGGCCTGCCCGTGGTGGCTTTCAATTACGCCGCCGCCGCCCAGCTGATCCGCAGCGGCGAGAACGGCCTGCTGGTGCCCATGGACGACCAGGCCGCTTTCGTGCGCGCCGCCCTCAGCCTGGCCGACCAGGCCGCGCTGCGCCGCCAGATGGGCGCGGCCGCCTGCCAGACGGCTTCGGAGCTGGACTGGAGCGCCATCGTCGCCCGCTTCGAAGGCGTGCTCGACTCGGTCATGCACCGCGCCACGGTGCCCAGCAGTCTGGGTGCCGGTCTGCTGGCCAAGGCGAGCAAGAAGCGCCCGGCGGTGTGA
- a CDS encoding aminotransferase class III-fold pyridoxal phosphate-dependent enzyme, with product MNETFALSALALAALAWTLPKAKRRLELSRAKHRSLAGHSRMAKRLAGWIPGYAYDEARFFGSDGAPDSVQAQRRVGFQRLSGVFAERYAQSIAMTARAREGISDLQFTGSYRVPFQYSPYLREHLKTGSFLQASSGVMVEDLDGNRFYDLTGSYGVNVFGYDFYRDCVDQGIALTHKLGPVLGAYHPCVTENVERLKAISKLDEVSFHMSGTEAVMQAVRLARYHTGRRHLVRFCGAYHGWWEDVQPGPGNPLPPRETYTLEDLDPRSLQVLRTRRDIACVLINPLQALHPNQGAPGDSSLLDSGRRAGFDREAYTRWLKALREVCTERGIVLIFDEVFLGFRLAAGGAQEYFGVRADMVTYGKTLGGGLPVGVVCGRRDLMKRFREQRPADICFARGTFNSHPYVMGAMKVFLDRLDSAPVKAIYAQADERWEQRAQHFNETLQVADVPVQIAHLQSVWTVFYTQPSRYNWMLQFYLREQGLALSWVGTGRLIFSLNYSDADFEAVLQRFVKACKAMQADGWWWEDEALTNKAIRRSVLREMLQQRF from the coding sequence ATGAATGAAACTTTTGCTCTCTCGGCCCTGGCTCTGGCCGCTCTGGCCTGGACCCTGCCGAAGGCCAAGCGGCGCCTCGAGCTGTCGCGGGCCAAGCACCGCTCGCTGGCGGGCCATTCGCGCATGGCCAAGCGCCTGGCGGGCTGGATTCCCGGCTACGCCTACGACGAGGCCCGTTTTTTTGGCTCGGACGGTGCGCCCGATTCGGTGCAGGCGCAGCGCCGTGTCGGCTTCCAGCGCCTGAGCGGCGTGTTTGCCGAGCGCTATGCCCAGAGCATCGCCATGACGGCGCGCGCGCGCGAGGGCATCTCGGACCTGCAGTTCACCGGCAGCTACCGCGTGCCCTTCCAGTACAGCCCCTACCTGCGCGAGCATCTCAAGACCGGCAGCTTTCTGCAGGCCTCGAGCGGCGTGATGGTGGAAGACCTGGATGGCAATCGCTTCTACGACCTGACCGGCTCCTACGGCGTCAACGTCTTTGGCTATGACTTCTACCGCGACTGCGTGGACCAGGGCATTGCCCTGACCCACAAGCTGGGCCCGGTGCTGGGCGCCTACCACCCCTGCGTGACCGAGAACGTCGAGCGCCTCAAGGCCATCTCCAAGCTCGACGAGGTGTCCTTCCACATGTCCGGCACCGAGGCGGTGATGCAGGCCGTGCGCCTGGCCCGTTATCACACCGGGCGCCGCCATCTGGTGCGCTTCTGCGGCGCGTACCACGGCTGGTGGGAGGATGTGCAGCCCGGCCCGGGCAACCCGCTGCCGCCGCGCGAAACTTACACGCTCGAGGATCTGGACCCGCGCAGCCTGCAGGTGCTGCGCACGCGCCGCGACATCGCCTGCGTCCTGATCAATCCGCTGCAGGCCCTGCACCCCAACCAGGGCGCGCCGGGGGATTCGTCCTTGCTGGACAGCGGCCGCCGCGCCGGCTTCGACCGCGAGGCCTACACCCGTTGGCTCAAGGCCTTGCGCGAGGTCTGCACCGAGCGCGGCATCGTGCTGATCTTTGACGAGGTCTTCCTGGGCTTCCGCTTGGCCGCCGGCGGCGCGCAGGAGTATTTCGGCGTGCGCGCCGACATGGTCACCTACGGCAAGACCCTGGGCGGCGGCCTGCCGGTCGGGGTGGTCTGCGGCCGGCGCGATCTGATGAAGCGTTTCCGTGAGCAGCGCCCGGCCGACATCTGCTTCGCCCGCGGCACCTTCAACTCGCACCCCTATGTGATGGGCGCGATGAAGGTGTTCCTGGACCGGCTGGACAGTGCGCCGGTGAAGGCCATCTACGCCCAGGCCGATGAGCGCTGGGAGCAGCGTGCCCAGCACTTCAACGAAACCCTGCAGGTGGCCGATGTGCCGGTGCAGATCGCCCACCTGCAATCGGTCTGGACGGTGTTCTACACCCAGCCTTCGCGCTACAACTGGATGCTGCAGTTCTATTTGCGTGAACAAGGTCTGGCTCTCAGCTGGGTGGGGACCGGGCGGCTGATCTTCAGCCTCAACTACAGCGACGCGGATTTCGAGGCAGTGCTGCAGCGCTTCGTCAAGGCTTGCAAGGCCATGCAGGCCGATGGCTGGTGGTGGGAGGACGAGGCGCTGACCAACAAGGCCATCCGCCGCTCGGTGCTGCGAGAGATGCTGCAGCAGCGTTTCTGA
- the asd gene encoding archaetidylserine decarboxylase (Phosphatidylserine decarboxylase is synthesized as a single chain precursor. Generation of the pyruvoyl active site from a Ser is coupled to cleavage of a Gly-Ser bond between the larger (beta) and smaller (alpha chains). It is an integral membrane protein.), translated as MKSSLQARTRAFLTPRLWVQRLLQQEDLNFLLTNRIPRIALTRFMGWFSQLRQPLLARASIAVWRLFTDLDLSDAKKQRFDSLHDCFTRELRDGARSIDPRPEVLSSPCDAIVGACDRVEAGQVYQAKGFPYALQDLFGPTQDTRVFEGGLFITLRLTSAMYHRFHAPADCQVEHVTHIAGDTWNVNPIALKRVERLFCRNERAVLRCRLDDAERTPIALVPVAAILVASLRLHFLDLLLHVGYRGANELPCQAGFQKGQEMGWFQHGSTILVFVPPGYALCEGIATGQRLRMGQALLCRAD; from the coding sequence ATGAAAAGCAGCCTTCAAGCCCGCACTCGGGCATTTCTCACACCGCGCCTGTGGGTGCAGCGCCTGCTGCAACAGGAAGACCTGAACTTCCTGCTCACCAACCGCATCCCGCGCATCGCCCTGACCCGCTTCATGGGCTGGTTCAGCCAGCTGCGCCAGCCGCTGCTGGCACGCGCCTCGATTGCGGTCTGGCGCCTGTTTACCGATCTGGACCTCAGCGACGCCAAGAAGCAGCGCTTCGACAGCCTGCACGACTGCTTCACCCGCGAGCTGCGCGATGGCGCGCGCAGCATCGACCCGCGGCCCGAAGTGCTGAGCAGCCCCTGCGACGCCATCGTCGGCGCCTGCGACCGCGTCGAGGCCGGCCAGGTCTACCAGGCCAAGGGCTTCCCCTACGCGCTGCAGGATCTCTTCGGCCCGACCCAGGACACCCGCGTCTTCGAGGGAGGCCTGTTCATCACCCTGCGCCTGACCTCGGCCATGTACCACCGCTTCCACGCACCGGCCGATTGCCAGGTCGAGCATGTGACCCACATCGCCGGCGACACCTGGAACGTCAACCCGATCGCGCTCAAGCGGGTCGAACGCCTGTTCTGCCGCAACGAGCGCGCCGTGCTGCGCTGCCGGCTGGACGATGCCGAGCGCACACCGATCGCCCTGGTGCCGGTGGCGGCCATCCTGGTGGCCAGCCTGCGCCTGCATTTCCTCGACCTGCTGCTGCACGTGGGCTACCGCGGTGCGAACGAATTGCCCTGCCAGGCGGGCTTCCAGAAGGGCCAGGAGATGGGCTGGTTTCAGCATGGTTCCACCATCCTGGTGTTCGTGCCGCCGGGCTATGCCTTGTGCGAAGGCATCGCCACCGGGCAGCGTCTGCGCATGGGCCAGGCCTTGCTCTGCCGCGCCGACTGA
- a CDS encoding TonB-dependent receptor domain-containing protein — MLKQQPKFSAISAAVLLAVAASAQAQSQTPTQIERVEVTGSRILSAGALAPAPVQVMTAADIASSGAANLQELLLKSPVFGGGAGSNSLGRNNSNFLTSSSGVSTLDLRNLGVDRTLVLVNGRRYVSGIPGSSAVDLNTIPTDFIERVEMLTGGASSTYGSDAVAGVVNIILKRNINGLKLDMQLGRSEKGDDDKKKFSASFGTSGADGRANLMAHFAFTRQGQTMARDHGVPYDQTSLAVLNPKTTNPADIFNVRQPTFSAFAPAGHFYFTDADKKDVDFTYDAAGKQIPWSQNGPAGDGVGATGFNRQAYRAISVPTDRMLLAAKGDYALNDKHQIFFEGTYAATKTKSEIEPFALASSDVYPNTEVVPTEFLINGTMVRNPLVPANVVGDYFFQRRMTDLGSRIQQADRDTFRFVLGMKGEVNPTWSYETYLGYGATKEGQRGNGQVNVLNMRNALEAIPDGKGGVMCRDELARAQGCVPINIFGAGTISPAGVKYIAAPQSLNTKVTQKMAGFTVSGEPFEMPAGPVGIAVGGEWRAEFSEDVHDALTATGLNGGNALPDTKGSFNVKELFVETRLPLLKGLPLIKTLDGIAAVRASDYSTAGKTNSWNTGLDWAANSTVRVRVTKAVSTRAPNVGNLFSAPSQTFPPGLKDPCNGVKSSDTSVLATNCKAAPGVAANMAANGGVFTLTQPDRDGISGFDSGNPDLKPEKGNSTTFGLVITPKGIPVLDKFAFTADYFDISIDKAINTPGRQYALDQCYSGNDTSFCKFITRRPTGTPGNSAGSIDLINEVPVNSGGQVAKGLDFTASYSDKLGTGRVNGRLSYTHLLKAEYKATDTATPDPTAGELGSPRNRWSLSLGYENGPWALSTTTTFIGQSYLNDSFRKGYPQFTKADFKVASKTYLDMQGTYALGKAQFYLGIDNVLNTKPAPIVSGLPGNTTGTATDAGTYDAIGRRYYFGVRYSM; from the coding sequence ATGTTGAAACAACAACCGAAGTTCAGCGCCATCAGCGCAGCAGTACTCCTCGCCGTGGCCGCATCGGCCCAAGCGCAAAGCCAGACCCCCACCCAGATCGAACGAGTCGAAGTGACCGGCAGCCGCATTTTGTCGGCCGGCGCGCTGGCACCCGCGCCCGTGCAGGTCATGACGGCCGCTGACATCGCCTCTTCCGGCGCAGCCAATTTGCAAGAACTACTGCTCAAGAGCCCCGTGTTCGGTGGTGGCGCTGGCAGCAACAGCTTGGGTCGCAACAACTCCAACTTCCTGACCTCGAGCTCCGGCGTGTCCACTCTGGACCTGCGCAATCTCGGCGTCGACCGCACCCTGGTGCTCGTCAATGGCCGACGTTATGTTTCGGGCATCCCCGGCTCTTCCGCGGTTGACCTGAACACCATCCCAACCGATTTCATCGAACGGGTGGAAATGTTGACCGGCGGCGCTTCGTCTACCTACGGCTCCGACGCCGTGGCAGGTGTGGTCAACATCATCCTGAAGCGCAACATCAATGGCCTGAAGCTCGACATGCAGCTCGGCCGCAGCGAAAAGGGCGATGACGACAAGAAAAAATTCAGCGCTTCGTTCGGCACCAGCGGTGCCGATGGCCGCGCCAACCTGATGGCCCATTTCGCGTTCACGCGCCAAGGCCAGACCATGGCGCGCGACCATGGCGTGCCTTACGACCAGACCTCGCTGGCCGTGCTGAATCCCAAGACCACCAATCCGGCTGACATCTTCAATGTCCGCCAGCCGACCTTCTCCGCCTTCGCGCCGGCCGGCCACTTCTACTTCACGGACGCAGACAAGAAAGACGTCGACTTCACGTACGACGCTGCAGGCAAGCAAATCCCATGGTCGCAGAATGGCCCGGCTGGCGACGGCGTTGGCGCCACCGGCTTCAACCGTCAGGCGTACCGCGCCATTTCGGTGCCCACGGACCGCATGTTGCTGGCTGCCAAAGGCGACTACGCACTGAACGACAAGCATCAGATCTTCTTCGAGGGCACCTACGCCGCGACCAAGACCAAATCTGAGATTGAGCCGTTCGCACTCGCTTCCAGCGACGTGTACCCGAATACCGAGGTCGTGCCGACCGAGTTCTTGATCAACGGAACGATGGTGCGCAACCCGCTGGTGCCCGCTAACGTGGTCGGCGACTACTTCTTCCAGCGCCGTATGACCGACCTGGGCAGCCGCATCCAGCAGGCCGACCGCGACACGTTCCGCTTTGTGCTCGGCATGAAGGGCGAAGTGAATCCGACCTGGTCCTACGAAACCTACCTGGGCTACGGCGCCACCAAGGAAGGTCAGCGCGGCAATGGCCAGGTCAATGTGCTGAATATGCGCAATGCCCTCGAAGCCATTCCTGATGGCAAGGGCGGTGTGATGTGCCGTGACGAACTGGCGCGCGCGCAGGGCTGCGTGCCCATCAATATTTTCGGAGCTGGCACGATCTCGCCCGCAGGCGTCAAGTACATTGCCGCCCCGCAGTCGCTGAACACCAAGGTGACTCAGAAGATGGCAGGCTTTACCGTTTCGGGCGAGCCCTTCGAGATGCCCGCTGGCCCCGTTGGCATCGCCGTTGGCGGCGAATGGCGCGCCGAGTTTTCGGAAGACGTGCACGACGCCTTGACAGCCACCGGCCTGAACGGCGGAAACGCCCTGCCTGACACCAAGGGCTCCTTCAACGTCAAGGAACTGTTCGTCGAAACCCGCCTGCCCCTGCTGAAGGGCCTGCCCCTGATCAAGACCCTGGACGGCATCGCTGCCGTGCGCGCCAGCGATTACTCCACCGCTGGCAAGACCAACAGCTGGAACACGGGCCTGGACTGGGCGGCCAACTCCACGGTACGCGTGCGCGTGACCAAGGCCGTGTCAACCCGCGCGCCCAATGTCGGCAACCTGTTCTCCGCGCCCTCGCAGACCTTCCCGCCTGGCTTGAAGGACCCCTGCAATGGCGTCAAGAGCAGCGACACCAGCGTGCTGGCCACCAATTGCAAGGCAGCACCTGGCGTGGCAGCCAATATGGCCGCAAATGGTGGTGTGTTCACCCTGACTCAGCCCGATCGTGACGGCATCAGCGGCTTCGACAGCGGCAACCCGGACCTGAAGCCTGAGAAGGGCAATTCGACCACCTTCGGTCTGGTGATCACGCCCAAGGGCATCCCGGTACTCGACAAGTTCGCTTTCACGGCCGACTACTTCGACATCAGCATCGACAAAGCGATCAACACGCCGGGACGCCAGTACGCGCTGGATCAGTGCTACAGCGGCAATGACACGTCCTTCTGCAAGTTCATCACCCGCCGCCCCACCGGCACCCCCGGCAACAGCGCGGGCTCAATCGATCTGATCAACGAAGTGCCCGTCAACAGCGGCGGCCAAGTCGCCAAGGGTCTGGACTTCACGGCCAGCTACTCGGACAAACTCGGCACTGGTCGCGTCAATGGCCGCCTGAGCTATACCCACCTGCTGAAGGCTGAGTACAAAGCCACCGACACCGCAACGCCTGACCCGACCGCAGGTGAGCTGGGTTCGCCGCGCAACCGGTGGAGCTTGAGCCTTGGCTACGAGAACGGCCCGTGGGCACTGTCGACAACCACCACCTTCATCGGTCAGTCCTATTTGAACGATAGCTTCCGCAAGGGCTATCCTCAGTTCACGAAGGCAGACTTCAAGGTGGCGTCCAAGACCTACCTGGACATGCAGGGCACCTACGCTCTTGGCAAGGCGCAGTTCTACCTGGGCATCGACAATGTGCTGAACACCAAGCCGGCACCTATCGTCAGCGGCCTGCCAGGCAACACCACCGGCACTGCCACCGACGCAGGCACCTACGACGCGATCGGTCGCCGTTACTACTTCGGCGTGCGCTACAGCATGTAA